GAGCAGCACCGCGCGTTCCGTCATCCCGCCATCGTGCCCGCCGACGCGACGTCCCGGCGAGGCGGCTCTGCCGCGGGCAGAAGAAGGTGCCCGAGGACGGACTCCGCCCCTACGGTCGCGTAACCTACTCGGGGTAAAGTTGGCGGATGTCGGAACTCGTGTATCCGCCCGTGATCGCCGCCGCCAAGACGATGTTCCGGGTCCTCGACCTGCGGCTCACCGTCGAGGGCAGCCACCACGTGCCGCGTACCGGCGGCGCCGTGCTGGCCAGCAACCACGTCAGCTACCTGGACTTCATCTTCTGCGGCTACGGCGCACTCGAGTCCCGTCGCCTGGTCCGGTTCATGGCCAAGGACTCCGTCTTCCGGCACAAGGTCTCCGGCCCGCTGATGCGGGGCATGAAGCACATCCCGGTGAACCGGGCGGCCGGCGCCGGGTCGTACGCCGCGGCGGTCGGCGCGCTGCGTCGCGGCGAGGTGGTCGGGGTCTTCCCGGAGGCGACCATCAGCCGCTCCTTCACCGTCAAGGACCTGAAGAACGGCGCCGCCCGGATGGCGCAGGAGGCCGGGGTGCCACTGCTGCCGGTCGCCCTCTGGGGCACCCAGCGGCTCTGGACCAAGGGCCGGCCGCGCACCCTGACCCGTCGGCACACCCCGATCACCATCCTGGTCGGCGAGCCGATGGACCCGGCCGCCCATCCGGACGCCACCACGCTGACCGCCGAGCTGCGCACCCGGCTCGCCGGACTGGTCGACCGGGCCCAGCGGAACTACCCGGAGCAGCCGGCCGGCCCGGACGACGCCTGGTGGCAGCCGGCCCACCTGGGGGGCGGCGCGCCCACCCCGGAGGAGGCCGCCGCGCTGGACCGCCCGGGCCGCGGCGCCCGCAGCGCCTCCTGACGCGCCGCCAGGCGGCTGACCGGATCGTTCCGCATCCAGGCATGATGGTGCCTGCCGCCGCGGCGTCCGCCCGGCCAGGATCGAAGTCATGAGCAGAGCAGCACTCGTCGTCATCGACGTCCAGGAGTCCTTCCGGCAGCGCCCCAACTGGGCGTACGCCTCCCAGCCCGCCATCGTCGACCAGGTCAACAAGCTGGTCGACGCGGCCCGCCACCGCGGCGACCTGGTGGTATGGGTCCTGCACGCCGAGCCGGGCACCGGTGGCGTGTTCGACCCGGCCAACGGGCACGTCCGGCTGATCAACGGCCTCGCCCCGGCCGCCGGGGAGCCGACGCTGGTGAAGACGTCGCACAACGCCTTCACCACGACCAACCTCCAGCAGCTCCTCACCCTCGCCGGGATCCGGGACCTCACGGTCTGCGGCATCCGGACCGAGCAGTGCGTCGAGACCACCACCCGGGTCGGCGCCGACCTGGGCTACGAGATGACCTTCGTGACCGACGCGACGGTCACCTTCCCCACGCCGCACCGCGACCTGCCGGCGGACGCCTCGCTGGAGGAGATCCTCGCCGACCCGCGCACCCTCTCCACCGCCGACATGATCGCCCGCACCGAGTACGCCCTCGCCGGCCGGTTCGCCACCGTGCGGACGGTCGCCGAGGTCGTGCGACAACTCCCGCTCGGCGCGTCCGGCGGCGCGCCGCGACCCGGAGCCGTCGACGCGATCCCGGTCGGAGCCTGACTCCGTGGCCCGGGTCGTCTTCCTCCTGGTCCCGCAGGTGCACCTGCTGGACCTCGCCGGCCCGGCCCAGGTCTTCTCCACCGCCGCCGACCTCGGATACGACTACCGGCTGCACTACGTCGCCGCCACCCCGGAGGTGCCGACCGTGCAGGGAGTGACCCTGCGGGCCGACACCGACTGGCCCCCGCTGGACCGGAACGACCTGCTGGTCGTACCGGGGTGGCGGGTGTCGGCGCACGGCCCGGCGGGGCCGGTCGGCGGCGACGACCTGCGGCGGCTGGCCGACCACCACGCGGCCGGCGGCGTCGTGGCGAGCGTCTGCGCCGGGGCCTTCGCGCTGGGCCGGGCCGGCCTGCTCGACGGGCGGCGCTGCACCACCCACCACGAGGTGCAGGACGAGCTGGCCCGCCGGCACCGGGCGGCCCGGGTGGTCCGGGATGTGCTCTACGTGGTCGACGACCGGGTGGTCACCTCGGCCGGCATCGCCAGCGGCATCGACGTGGCGCTGCACCTGATGGCCACCCGGCACGGCCCGGCGGCGGCGGCCCGGATCGCCCGCGCCCTCGTCGTCTACGCCCGGCGCAACGGGGACGAACAGCAGGCCAGCGCCATGATGCGGCACCGCTCGCACCTGTCCGACGCGGTGCACCGCGCGCAGGACCTGATCGACGCCCACTACGCCGAGCCGCTGCCGCTGGCCGAGCTGGCCGCCGCCTGCGGCGTCTCCGAGCGCACGCTGAGCCGGCTGTTCCGGCAGGCCACCGGGCTGACCCCGCTCGGCTACCAGCAGCTGCTGCGGGTGGAGCGGGCCGAGCACCTGATCGGGCACGGCGCCACCGTGGAGGCCGCGGCCCGGGCGGTCGGCTTCACCGACGCCCGGATGCTCCGCCGGCTGCGCGCCCGCACCCGCCCCACCCTGGCCCCCGCCGGCTGAGCGGGTCAGCAGGCGGAGCCGGGGCGGTCCCGCGCCGGGGAGCCCTGACGCGGCCAGTCGGGCGTCTCGCCCACCGCCGGGCGGTAGTAGTCGTCGCGGGACAGGAACTCCACCGGCAGCGACCCCGGCAGGGTCACGGCGCCCCGCACCGGGCCCGGCGCCGCGCCCACCCGGAGCGCGAGGGTGTCCCGCTCCGGCGGGGAGAGGTCCACCAGCTCGGGGTGGACCAGCCGGAACCCGGCCACCGAGCGGCGGACCTGCCGGCCCAGCGCGGTGACCACGGCGGCCGGCCCGGTGAGCGCGAGCGCCGGCTGCCGGATGGTGCGCAGCGCGTCGCAGACCACCAGCAGCGCGAGCTGGCCGTCCGGGCCGTCGGCCAGCTCCAGCCGGGACGGCCACTGCCAGCGGATCTGGCCGCTGACCAGGCGGGACAGCCGGACCGGGCGCCGGTGCCGGGCGCCCGTCCGGCCGTCCGGCCCGGTGACCAGGGACAGCTCCGAACCGGAGCAGACGTACGCGAGCCGCCGGTCGGTCACGGTGACCGTGGCCGGCGCGGGGAGACTCCAGGCGCGGGCGCTCTCCGTCGGGCCGAGCAGGTGCCCGGCCACCTCGAGCCGGTGCTGCCCGAGCACCTGCTCGCCCGGCTCGGGGACCAGCGCGTGCCGCCGGTCGAGCAGGGGGCGGATGGCGTCGTCGTCCGCGTCGAAGCGGTGCGGCCGGATGAAGAAGGGAGCGGCGTCCTCCTGCACGGTCACGACCTCCCGGTGACGGTTGGCGGTACGTCGAGCCTGGCCGACGCGGCGGCGGCTGTCATGACACCCGTTAGGGGGTCGGCCTATCGGACTGCGCCTCTGACCGGTAGGTGCCGATCTCCTCCGGCCGGACGAGGCCGTCCTCGATCGCCCGGGCGAGCAGCGCCGCCTTGGTCGCGGCCGGTCGGCCCGCCCGGGTGTACTTGATCCGCGCCCGGTCCACGTACTGCTTCACGGTGTGCTCGCTGATCCGCATCCGGCGCGCCACCGACGCCTTCGACATCGACTGGAACCACAGCAGCAGCGCCTCACGCTCCTTGTCGGAGAGCGCCGGCCGGTCCGGCCGGTGGTCGCCCACCATCGCCCCGGCCAACGCCGGCGGCACGTACGGCCGGTCGGTCGCCGCCGCGAGCACGGTCGCCACGCAGTGCTCGCGCCCCTCGTGCTTGGCGAGGAACGCCACCGCGCCGGCGTCCAGCGCGGCGAGCATCGTGTCCGGGTCGGTGTGTTCGGAGTAGACGACCACCCGCCGCCCGGCGCTGCTCAGCTCGGCCAGCTTGTCGATCACCATCCGCCCGTGCAGCCGCAGGTCGAGCAGGACCACGTCGGCGTCCGGAGCGTTCAGCAGCACCGCGTCCGGATCGTCCCCGGTGGCCAGTACGCGCAGCCGCGGCTCGCCGGCCAGCCAGGCGCGCACCCCGTCGATCACCACCGGGTGGTCGTCCACGATCGCCACCCGGATCGGCCGTCCGCCGGTCACGCCCTCCGCCACCGGATCTGCGTCCATCTGATCTCCCCGTCCCGCTCCTGCACGTGGTCCACCGGCCCCTCCCCGCCCGGCTCGGGCGGGCCGGTCGCCTCCGGCCCGCCCCGCTCCGGGGTGACCAGGCTGACCACCACCTCGTCCGGGTTGGCGACCACGGTCAGCCGGGCCCAGTCGCGGGCGTCGGCGAGCGCCGTGGTGAGCGGGTCGGCCAGCCGCCGGCGTATCTCCACGGGCAGCTCCGGCGGGACGCCGAGGGCGACCAGTTCGATCGGCAGGCCGTTGCGTTCCGCCAGGTCGGCGGCGGCGCGCAACTCGTGCAGCAGCGGATCGGGCACGTCGTCCGACTCGGCGATGAGCCGGCGCAGCCGGGCCGCGGCCAGCACGCAGCGGCGGCGTACCTCGGGGTCGGCCGGGTCGGCCTCGCCGGCGGCGAGGGCGGCCAGCACCTCCTCGGCGGTGCCGCTGACCAGCGCGAGCCGGGCCTGCCGCTCCTGGCGGGCCCGTTCCGCCGCGATCCGTTCCGCCGCCACCGCGTGCGCCGCGGCGGCGGTGCCGGCCCGCTGCCGGGCCAGGGTCGCGATCGCGGCGCCGCCGACGAAGACGGCGACGGGCAGCGAGGAGGTGCCGTAGACGTACATCGCGGAGCGGGCGAGGTCGGCGGGGGCGGTGGCGCCGTGCGCGAACATCGCGCCGAGGGCGATCGCCGCGTGCGCGCCGAGCAGCACGAGCAGCCAGCGCACCGGCCGGCGCCAGAGCACCAGCAGGAAGAACCAGACCAGGCCACCCCACACCCAGTTCGCCGAGGCGAAGAGTTGCCCGCCGCCGACCGCCGCGAACACCGCCGCGTCGACCACCAGCAGCACCGCCGCCAGCCGCCGGGCCGGTGGCAGGCCACCGCGCAGCAGGCGTACGCCGGCCGCCGCGCCGACCGCCGTGGTCACCAGCCAGGCCGTGGCGATCACGGCCGAGGCGGCGGGCGTGGCCCCGGCGCCGTGCAACGCCGGCAGGTCGATCACCAGGTGCCAGGCCAGCGCGATGGTGACCGCCGCGATCCGGGCGGCCCGGTCGGAGGCGCTGGCCACCGCGCTCGCCGCCCGGCCGGCCGATACCGTCCCGTCGGCGGGCTGCGCCCCACCGGCCGTCCCCGCCCGGTCGGCCGGCGCGGCGTCGGGTCGGCGGTGGACGTCGTCGAGCCGCGCACCCAGGTCAGTAGCCACCGGTCCACTCCAGCCGGATCCGGGTGCCGGCACCAGGGGCGGACGTCACCTCTGCCCGGCCGCCCACGGTGGACATCCGCCCGATGACGGACTCCCGCAGTCCGTACCGGTGGGCGGGGACGGTGGTCGGGTCGAAGCCGGGACCGTCGTCGGCCACCTCGACCACGACGGTCTCCGCGTCCCGGGCCAGGCGCAGCGTGGCGTGCGCGCCCGGCGCGTGCCGGGCCACGTTCGCGAGGGCGGCGGCGGCGCTGTCGGCGAGCGCGCCGGCGACCTCCGCCGGCACCACGCACGGGGCGAGCGTCGCGGTCACCGGCAGGTCGGGCAGCCGGGTCAGGGCGGCCCGCAGCCGGTCGTCCAGCGCGACCGGGCCGGCCGCCGGCGCCGACCTGGCGTCGGCCAGCGCGGCGAGGGCACGCAGGTCCGCCGCGCACCGCTCGCGCAGCGTGGCCGACGGGCCCGGGACCGCGCCGAGGCCGACCATGGTCAGCGTGCCGAGGAGGGTGTCGTGCAGGTCGCGGTTCTGTCGCCGCTCGGCGTCCCGGGCGGCCCGCGCGGCCGCCGCCTCGCGGGCCAGCCGCTGGTAGTCGGCGAAGGCGGCGTCGGCGCGCCCGATCCGGGAGCGCATCACCGCGGTCAGCACCGCCGTGATGCCGGCCTGCACCAGCAGCGTCACGGCGTGCGCCCGCGCCTCGACCGGGTTGCCGGCGGCCGTCGCGCCGGCCGCGTAGCCGGCCGTGACCAGCAGCGCGGCCGGGATCGACCAGCGCGCCGGCGAGGTGGCCTGGGCGTTGATGACGGTGGTGCTGGCGAGCACCGCGATCCAGCTCACTTCCCCTGGAAGCACCTCCGGCGCGACCAGCCACGGGATCGCCAGTGCGGCCGCGGTGGTGAGCGCGACGTCGCCGGCGACCAGCGGGCCGGTGGCCCCGTGCCGCAGCGCGCGGACGGCGTACCAGACGGACCAGGCGGTCAGCACGGCCACCGCCGGGACCAGCAGCCCCACCCGGACGGGTGGGGTGCGGACCGCGAGGGCCACCACCGCGGCGACCAGGCCGCAGGTGAGCCGGAGCAGCGCCGGCAGGGTGGTGAAGACGAGGGTGAACGCGCCGGCGCCCGGCTGGTCCAGCGGGGCCGGTGGCGATGTCGTGGCGGCTACGACCGGCATCGGCGAGGCGTCCTTCCGGCAGCGACCCGGTCGGGTTCGGCACGGCCTGGATCGACGCCGGAGAATAACATGGCAAAACGCCACTGGTCACCCTCGGTGCGCGGTGCGTCGCTGGCCCGAACGGCGCTCCCGGCACCCGCCGGACGGGCGGCTCAGGCGGGCGCCACCGCCAGCAGGTGGGAGCTGGCGCCGAGCACCGCCGGATCCCGCTCGAACGCCTCGGCGCAGGCGACCGCGTCGGCGAAGAGCCGGTCCTCCGAGCCGGTGTCCAGCGTGTTCAGCAGTGGCCACAGCGGACCCTCCACCCCGTACACCGTCGGGGCCGGCAGGCCCGCCGCGGTGAACTCCGCCACCACCTGCTCCGGGCGGTGGAAGTAGGCGGTGGTGAAGCCGGTCTCCGGGTCGTTCACCCCGGTGGCGTACGCCCCGAGCAGCAGGGGGCGGCTGCGCTCGTCCACCCGCCCCTGCGCGGTCAGGTCGATCAGGGCCGCGTTGCGGCTGATCACCGCCGCGACCACCGGCCCACCGGGGCGGGTGAGCCGGGCCGCCTCGCGCAGCGCGGTCACCCGGTCCGCCCGGCCGGTCAGGTGGTAGAGCGGGCCGAGCAGCAGGGTCGCGTCGACCGAGTCGTCCGGCAACGGCAGGGCACGAGCGTCCCCGACCGTCGCGGTGACCTCCGGGTACGCCGCCCTTGCGGCGGCCACGTGCGCCGGCACCAGGTCGACCAGGTGCACCCGGTGCCCGGCCGACGCCAGCCACCCCGCGTACGCGCCGGTGCCCCCGCCGACGTCCAGCACGGTCGCCGGCGGCGCGGGGAGCAGGCGGGCGAGCAGGTCCCGGGTGCGCCGTGCCTCCAGCCGGCCCTGCGGCGTCCGGTGCAGCCGATCCGCCTCGTCGAACACCTCGGTGTAGTAGCGCTGGATGTCCGGCTCCGCCGGTCGATGGTGCGGCATCCGACGATGGTGGACCACCCGGCCCGGCAGATCATCCCGATTACCCGCCGGGCCCGGCCCGCGGTCATGGTCGTCCTTCCTCACGGCAACCTTCCGCCGGTACCTACTCGGCGGGCCGGGGCAACTCATCGGCCCGGCGGGGATGAATTTCGGCGACCGGGCCGGTAGGTATGGGGAGGGCGCGGCGGGAGGGCGGAACGGTGACGGTGACCAGCGAGGAGTTCGGCCGGCGGACCGGCCCGTACCGGCCGGAGCTGCTGGCCCACTGCTACCGGATGCTCGGCTCGGTGCACGAGGCGGAGGACCTGGTGCAGGAGACGCTGCTGCGGGCATGGCGGGCCTTCGACCGGTACGACGAAGGCCGCGCCTCGCTGCGCACCTGGCTGCACCGGATCGCCACCAACGCCTGCCTCACCGCGCTGCGCGGCCGCGCCCGCCGGCCACTGCCCTCGGACTTCGTGGCACCGAACCCGGACCCGGCGGCGCCGATGGTGGTCGGCGAGGTGCCCTGGTTGCAGCCGCTGCCGGACGCCCTGCTCGACCCGGCCACCGTGGTCGCCGCCCGGGGCAGCCTGCGGCTCGCGCTGGTCGCCGCGCTGCAGCTGCTGCCGCCCCGGCAGCGGGCCGTCCTGATCCTGCGCGAGGTCCTCGACTGGTCGGCCGCCGAGATCGCCGAGGCCCTGGAGACCACGCCCGCGGCGGTGAACAGCGGGCTGCAGCGGGCCCGGGCCCGGCTCGGCGCGACGGCGGTCCGCGAGGAGCAGGTGGCCGAGCCGGCCGACCCGGAGCAGCGGGCGCTGGTCGACCGGTACGTGGCGGCGTTCGAGCGGGCCGACGTGGCCGCGCTGACCCGGCTGCTCACCGACGACGCGGTGCTGGAGATGCCGCCGGTGCTCAACTGGTACGTCGGCCGGGACCGCTACGGCCGGTTCATCGCCCGGATCCTGGCGCTGCGCGGCACCGACTGGCGACTGGTCCCCACCGCGGCGAACGGGCAGCCCGCGCTGGCCGCGTACGTGCGGGACGGGGACGCGTACCTGCCGCACACCCTCCAGGTGCTCACCGTCACCGGTGGGCGGGTCAGCCGCAACGTGGTCTTCCAGGACCGGGCGGTGTTCGCCGCGTTCGGGCTGGCGCCACTGCCGGCCGACCCGGCAGCGACGCCGGTCAGCCGATCGGCAGCACCCGCGGGCCACCGCCCCTGATCGAGCGGGTCACCTTCTTCCCGCTGGACCAGTAGAAGCAGCGGATGCCGCGGTCACCCCGGGCCCACGCCTCCTCGGACGGCAACCGGAACGCCGTGCCGGTCCGGTAGGGCAGCGCGCGGTCGACCGGGACCTTCGCGTACCGGGCGACGAGGGTCCGGCACCGGGCGTGGATGCTCGTCTCCCGGCCGGCGGCGGCCTCCTCGAACCGCCCGTCCGGCGCGGTCCACGTGCCGACGTACTCGTACTGGTGGCTCTTCGTGCAGGAGGTCTGCAGGAAGCTGTCCCACGAGGTCGTCGTCAGGCAGCCGTACGCCAGCGGCGACGCTCCCTTCAACGCGCCCCGCAGGCTGCCGGCGTGCTGGCTGGCGAGGTCGCTCTGACCGTGGGCGTAGTCGGGATCGCCGTCGATTGCGTTCAGTTCGTACATGTCGCAGCGGAACCAGCGGGCGCCGCCCTGCCAGCCCGGGGGCGACGGCGGCACCACCTGGATCGTCAGGCGGGCGCCCCGCCAGTCGCCGCCGACGAACGCCGTCGCCTTCGCGGCACACTCGGCGAACGCGGGTCGGAGCGCGGCGGACCCGACCTTCGGCGGGGTGGGCCGCTCGGCGAGCGGGCCGGTGAACGTGCCCAGGTGGAAGGTCTCCACCAGGTGCGCCCGGGCGCAGTCGACCGGCTGGTAGCTGGTCAGGTAGCTGGTCGGGGCGGCGATCAGGTGGCAGTCGCCCGCCTTCGGCGCGAACTGCGTGACGGCGCCCACCGGCCGCCAGTCGTCGGTCAGGTCGCCGTCCAGGCCGGCCGGCGTCCCGCAGCCCGCCAGCGCCACCGTGCTCAGGGCAGCCGCCACCAGGCCCCGCCACCGTCGCATGTGAACCTCCCCCGTGTGCCGCGCGGCAGCATATGCCACCGGCGCGGGGTCCGGCGCCCCCGGCGGTGCGCCCGTGG
This sequence is a window from Micromonospora sp. NBRC 110009. Protein-coding genes within it:
- a CDS encoding lysophospholipid acyltransferase family protein — translated: MSELVYPPVIAAAKTMFRVLDLRLTVEGSHHVPRTGGAVLASNHVSYLDFIFCGYGALESRRLVRFMAKDSVFRHKVSGPLMRGMKHIPVNRAAGAGSYAAAVGALRRGEVVGVFPEATISRSFTVKDLKNGAARMAQEAGVPLLPVALWGTQRLWTKGRPRTLTRRHTPITILVGEPMDPAAHPDATTLTAELRTRLAGLVDRAQRNYPEQPAGPDDAWWQPAHLGGGAPTPEEAAALDRPGRGARSAS
- a CDS encoding isochorismatase family protein, with translation MSRAALVVIDVQESFRQRPNWAYASQPAIVDQVNKLVDAARHRGDLVVWVLHAEPGTGGVFDPANGHVRLINGLAPAAGEPTLVKTSHNAFTTTNLQQLLTLAGIRDLTVCGIRTEQCVETTTRVGADLGYEMTFVTDATVTFPTPHRDLPADASLEEILADPRTLSTADMIARTEYALAGRFATVRTVAEVVRQLPLGASGGAPRPGAVDAIPVGA
- a CDS encoding GlxA family transcriptional regulator, producing the protein MARVVFLLVPQVHLLDLAGPAQVFSTAADLGYDYRLHYVAATPEVPTVQGVTLRADTDWPPLDRNDLLVVPGWRVSAHGPAGPVGGDDLRRLADHHAAGGVVASVCAGAFALGRAGLLDGRRCTTHHEVQDELARRHRAARVVRDVLYVVDDRVVTSAGIASGIDVALHLMATRHGPAAAARIARALVVYARRNGDEQQASAMMRHRSHLSDAVHRAQDLIDAHYAEPLPLAELAAACGVSERTLSRLFRQATGLTPLGYQQLLRVERAEHLIGHGATVEAAARAVGFTDARMLRRLRARTRPTLAPAG
- a CDS encoding response regulator, encoding MDADPVAEGVTGGRPIRVAIVDDHPVVIDGVRAWLAGEPRLRVLATGDDPDAVLLNAPDADVVLLDLRLHGRMVIDKLAELSSAGRRVVVYSEHTDPDTMLAALDAGAVAFLAKHEGREHCVATVLAAATDRPYVPPALAGAMVGDHRPDRPALSDKEREALLLWFQSMSKASVARRMRISEHTVKQYVDRARIKYTRAGRPAATKAALLARAIEDGLVRPEEIGTYRSEAQSDRPTP
- a CDS encoding sensor histidine kinase; its protein translation is MPVVAATTSPPAPLDQPGAGAFTLVFTTLPALLRLTCGLVAAVVALAVRTPPVRVGLLVPAVAVLTAWSVWYAVRALRHGATGPLVAGDVALTTAAALAIPWLVAPEVLPGEVSWIAVLASTTVINAQATSPARWSIPAALLVTAGYAAGATAAGNPVEARAHAVTLLVQAGITAVLTAVMRSRIGRADAAFADYQRLAREAAAARAARDAERRQNRDLHDTLLGTLTMVGLGAVPGPSATLRERCAADLRALAALADARSAPAAGPVALDDRLRAALTRLPDLPVTATLAPCVVPAEVAGALADSAAAALANVARHAPGAHATLRLARDAETVVVEVADDGPGFDPTTVPAHRYGLRESVIGRMSTVGGRAEVTSAPGAGTRIRLEWTGGY
- a CDS encoding class I SAM-dependent methyltransferase; this encodes MPHHRPAEPDIQRYYTEVFDEADRLHRTPQGRLEARRTRDLLARLLPAPPATVLDVGGGTGAYAGWLASAGHRVHLVDLVPAHVAAARAAYPEVTATVGDARALPLPDDSVDATLLLGPLYHLTGRADRVTALREAARLTRPGGPVVAAVISRNAALIDLTAQGRVDERSRPLLLGAYATGVNDPETGFTTAYFHRPEQVVAEFTAAGLPAPTVYGVEGPLWPLLNTLDTGSEDRLFADAVACAEAFERDPAVLGASSHLLAVAPA
- a CDS encoding sigma-70 family RNA polymerase sigma factor, with the translated sequence MGRARREGGTVTVTSEEFGRRTGPYRPELLAHCYRMLGSVHEAEDLVQETLLRAWRAFDRYDEGRASLRTWLHRIATNACLTALRGRARRPLPSDFVAPNPDPAAPMVVGEVPWLQPLPDALLDPATVVAARGSLRLALVAALQLLPPRQRAVLILREVLDWSAAEIAEALETTPAAVNSGLQRARARLGATAVREEQVAEPADPEQRALVDRYVAAFERADVAALTRLLTDDAVLEMPPVLNWYVGRDRYGRFIARILALRGTDWRLVPTAANGQPALAAYVRDGDAYLPHTLQVLTVTGGRVSRNVVFQDRAVFAAFGLAPLPADPAATPVSRSAAPAGHRP
- a CDS encoding septum formation family protein, yielding MRRWRGLVAAALSTVALAGCGTPAGLDGDLTDDWRPVGAVTQFAPKAGDCHLIAAPTSYLTSYQPVDCARAHLVETFHLGTFTGPLAERPTPPKVGSAALRPAFAECAAKATAFVGGDWRGARLTIQVVPPSPPGWQGGARWFRCDMYELNAIDGDPDYAHGQSDLASQHAGSLRGALKGASPLAYGCLTTTSWDSFLQTSCTKSHQYEYVGTWTAPDGRFEEAAAGRETSIHARCRTLVARYAKVPVDRALPYRTGTAFRLPSEEAWARGDRGIRCFYWSSGKKVTRSIRGGGPRVLPIG